CGCAGAGGCGGCATCGCCGTCCGGGGTTTCATCGTTCTCGTCGCCGCTTCCTCTATTATCTCTACCCCCGCTGTGCGTTCCCGCGCCGCCTCCGCCGCCGTCAGAGCCGTTGGCGTCTCCGGGGCCCGCACCGATTCCGGCTCCTGCGGATTCTGCGCCGGCTTCGTCCGAGCCTCCTGGGGAAGAAGGGGCGCGGGAGACGGGCGGCGCTCCGCTGCTCACGTCTTTCTCGGTGGCGAGCGCGGTCTTCATCCTGGCGCCGGGGGCCCTTTGCAGGGCTCTCGTGAAGCCCTCTAGGGCGCGCCGGGCATCCTCGCCGGCATCGGGCACGGCATCCTCTCCTCCGGCTTGCTGCCTACCGGTTATATCTTCCAGTCCGCCGCCCTTTCCGGCCATGTAGTACATGCAATTACCAGAGGCGTCGCACTCGTAGCTGGCGACGTTGAGGCACGCCTCTTTAGAGCCGCACACGTAGCAGGTCCCGGCCTCACCGTACCTCTCGTCCCGGGCCTGGACCTCGAAATAGTCGAAGTCGCCGGCGTCAAGCATGCCGGACTCCCACAACACGTACTCACAGTCCCAGTCGGGATCGCAGAAGAAGAACTCCTTGCCGGAGGGCCCGAGTATGTGACAGCCCGCCGCATCACAGTAGTCGAAATCCTCCGGTCCGGCTATGCCGAGGCGGGCGAGATCCTGGAAGCTATCCGGGGCCGGGCGCTCCCCGTACTCCTCGTACTGATCCCGCGTGTTGTCTGGTGGTGAAGCCTGGGCAAGCGCCGTATCGGCGGTCAGCAGCGTCGCGAGCACGAACGCGCAAAGAACCGCAAATGCGTTGAGTGACTTGAATCCGCTCATATGCCAGTCTCCATGTCGGATGTACCGGGGGCAACCGGGATCATTACAGGACCATTATTCATCAGGAGCATGGAGCCTGCATCCTGCGAGTGGAGTATTCCTGGGCGACTTTCGGAGGATACTCCCAGGTACGCCCGGAGTCTTTAGAGAGTCTGTGGAGGATCGGTAGATAATCTGCGGAGCATGGGCTTACGTGATTTTCGGAGGGTTTTGGAGGGTTTCTTAAGGTGGGCAGAGGCGGGCGGAGCGGTGAGATCATCCTACCGGCGAGAATAAGTCCTCCGTTCGGACGATCCCGGCCTCTGCCCGCCGCGGCAATATGACACCACAGGCCCGGAAGAGCCGGGCGCGGAAGACAAGGAGCGGGAGCATGCAAACCGGGATGAACAGACTGGAAGATAAGGCGGAGATGAGCCGGCGGCTCGGTCCAGCGAGCCTGGTGGCTTTGGGGATGCTCGTAGCGCTGCTCGCCGCTGCAGCGCCTGCCGCGGCCCAGGAAAACCCTTCCGGGGCGGGTACGGTGGACGTGACCTTCGAGCTTACCGTGGACGGTGAGGTGGCGGAGGGCCGGACGCTCGGGCTTGATCTGCCCGGTACGGCGGACATCGGCGGGACATTCTGCTCTACTGCCGCCCCCGATGCCCGGATACCGCGCTGTGAGGCCGGCGAGACCTATACCGCGACCTTCTTCAGCATCGGAAACAACGTGAGCACCGGGCCCCTGGCGGTGGCAGCGGGAGAGACCCGCTCCTACGAGTACACCGTCTCAAACGGCCAAGGTCTCATAGAGACCTTCGAGGCGGGCACGATAACCCCCACCGAGGACACCACCGTGAGCGCCACCTACCAGGCCGGAGACCAGGGCGACCAGAACCCTCCACAAGATCAGTACGGTCCGGGTGACGAGAATGGAGACCCCGGAAACAGTGAGGATCAGTACGAGAACGATCCGGTCGCTCCTCCTTCTGGCAGCGGCTCTCCTTCTGAATCTTCTGGATCTCCCGGAGCTTCCTCCAGCGATTCTAATGGCTCCGGCGGCTTGAGCATCCTGCCCGACACCGGCGGTGCCTCACTCCTCGCGCTCGGCGCGGGAGCCATGCTCGTGGCCAGTGGCCTGATAGCGAGGCGCATGACCAGCCAACGCTAGATCCTCCGTTACTCTCAGCCGCCACTCAGCGAGTCCGGGAGGGTGCCCGACACTCTCCCGGACTCCGCGGTGGACTGGCCGCGTATATGCAACATATACAGCCTCCCGGCAACCGGGGGGCTGACGGGCGGTGCCGGACGGAGCAGCGGCTTACCAAATACCGGAAAGCACACCTGTTACGCCGTCGCCGCGGTCGAGGCGCTCTATAACTTGATCGTAGAGGTTTTGGGCTCGCCTTCCTCGTACTTTGCGGATTGCAGGGTCTGTGAACAACCCTAAGCACTGTTTTCATGACCTCGACACGCTAAACGAGCGAGAAGCCTTTGAGGTCCTCTGCCCGCTCGGGGATGTCGAGTTCACCACCGTGTTGTGTCAGGAACTTGGGGAGGTTGTCGGCGTCTACGAACTCCAGGCCCAGGATTTGGCCCCCGGAGTCTATGTCGAGGTTTACGCCTTCTTCTAGCTCCACGGTGCGCGTCACGGCACCGTCCGGGATCTCCCGAAAGTAGATGTAGAGGGCGTTTACTTCGCTGTCTAGCTCGAATCTCATACGCTACCGATCCAAGACCTTGACGGTGACTATGTGGAATTGGCCGGTCATTGACTCAGTATAAACCACTTCTAGGGCACGCCCTCCTAAAGATCGACCACGTTGCGTACGTTTCCTTTGGCTCGGATGACTCCGTCCCCTGCCTGATAAGACGTTCTCTATGTCTTCCAGAGATACGTTCCGCTCGTTCATGCGTCTCCGGGCGTGGCTGCTCAGGGAGATCCGCACGTCAAACCGTCGCTGCAATCTGGCATGTCGGGCATGCCGGAAGTTTTAACTTCTACACTTCCAGTGTCGAGGTTTTGGGCTCGCCTTCCTCGTACTTGGCGGACTGGAGCGTCTTCCAGGAGAACTGGGTGAGCGTCTCGTCCGAGGGGGACTTGGCGAGGTCGGGGTCGGTCCTGGCTATTGCCCGGCGGGCGGTCTCTACAGCCCAGTCGAGGGAGCGTGTAATCTCGAACGCCCGTGCGGCCTGGTACTTTATCTGTAGCGTCTCCGGCTCGGCGTCGTCGGCGGAGAAAGTTAGCTCATACTCCTCCGTGCGGCTCTCGTAGTCCCCGATGCGCCGGGCCGTGCAGGTTAGCTCTGTCATGGCCGCATCCTAACACCGGGGGGATGGGCGTACCGGCATGATATAACGCCGCTATGGATCTTGAGGCCCTCCACGGCGGCTCTTTCGTACACTGGGAGCGGGTCGCGGGCTCCTGGAGCAAGCGCACCGTCTCCTCGCGCCTCTTGCTCTTCGCCGCCCGCCACTACCTGGCCGCCGTGGGCGACGCGGCGCCCGACCCCGAGCGGCAGGAGCTGCTCGAAGGGGCTCCGCTGCCGAAAGAGGTCAAGGATGCCTTTACGAGGCCGCCACAGGCCCCGGGCGACGAGCGGGACCGGTTGTGGGGAGAGTTCGTGGATGCCGCCGTGGTCGCGGAGCTGGATGTGATCTCCTACGGCGAGCGTCCGCCGCTGCTGCACGAGCTGCGAAACGGCCTGGAGGCCG
Above is a genomic segment from Rubrobacter aplysinae containing:
- a CDS encoding DUF2283 domain-containing protein — protein: MRFELDSEVNALYIYFREIPDGAVTRTVELEEGVNLDIDSGGQILGLEFVDADNLPKFLTQHGGELDIPERAEDLKGFSLV
- a CDS encoding DUF4258 domain-containing protein encodes the protein MRISLSSHARRRMNERNVSLEDIENVLSGRGRSHPSQRKRTQRGRSLGGRALEVVYTESMTGQFHIVTVKVLDR